Proteins encoded within one genomic window of Bacteroidales bacterium:
- a CDS encoding transcriptional repressor: protein MKSGDHQINQKLKDAGMRVTPQRFAILEAVCTLGNHPTADQIIDYIRSSHPGIATGTVYNVLDVMVEKKLVRRVKTDKDAMRYDGILKKHHHIYCSETDRIEDYFDEELNQLLQEYFSKKSLPHFNIEDIILQIKGNFKHNKQAI from the coding sequence ATGAAATCAGGTGATCATCAGATCAATCAGAAGTTAAAGGATGCCGGGATGAGAGTTACCCCTCAGCGTTTTGCCATCCTGGAAGCTGTCTGCACCCTTGGCAACCATCCCACTGCCGACCAAATTATTGATTATATCCGGAGTTCCCATCCGGGTATTGCCACAGGTACGGTTTACAATGTACTGGATGTGATGGTGGAAAAGAAACTGGTGCGTCGTGTCAAAACAGATAAAGATGCCATGCGCTACGATGGAATCCTGAAAAAGCATCATCATATCTATTGCTCTGAAACGGACCGGATCGAAGATTATTTCGATGAAGAACTGAATCAGTTGCTCCAGGAATACTTCAGCAAAAAAAGTCTGCCTCATTTTAATATTGAGGATATCATTCTGCAGATCAAAGGAAATTTTAAGCATAATAAACAAGCAATTTGA
- a CDS encoding peroxiredoxin: protein MEEQVKVTSMPRIGDKAPEFKAKTTQGDINYPSDYKGSWTILFSHPADFTPVCTTEFMTFATLEEKFEKANCKLVGLSVDGLYSHIAWLRRIQETMEFNGMKNVEVKFPLIEDITMDVARLYGMIQPNEDTTKAVRAVFFVDPKGIIRAIVYYPLSLGRNFDELYRALIAMQTADAFDCATPADWRPGDDVIVPPAGSCGTAADRMEGKEDGVECVDWFFCTRKISEETVLKKILNK from the coding sequence ATGGAAGAACAAGTAAAAGTGACAAGCATGCCCCGTATTGGCGACAAAGCGCCCGAGTTTAAGGCCAAAACCACTCAGGGCGACATTAATTACCCCTCCGATTATAAAGGAAGCTGGACCATCCTGTTCAGTCACCCCGCTGATTTTACCCCGGTTTGCACCACCGAATTTATGACCTTCGCTACGCTGGAGGAGAAGTTTGAAAAGGCCAATTGCAAACTGGTAGGGCTCTCCGTGGATGGTCTTTACAGCCATATTGCATGGCTCAGGAGGATCCAGGAAACCATGGAATTTAATGGAATGAAAAATGTGGAGGTGAAATTTCCCCTGATTGAGGATATCACCATGGATGTTGCCAGACTTTATGGCATGATCCAGCCCAATGAAGATACCACCAAGGCGGTCAGGGCTGTATTCTTTGTGGATCCCAAGGGGATCATCCGGGCAATCGTTTATTATCCGCTCAGCCTGGGACGTAATTTCGATGAGCTGTACCGGGCATTGATTGCCATGCAGACAGCCGATGCTTTTGATTGCGCCACACCGGCCGACTGGCGTCCGGGAGATGATGTGATCGTTCCCCCTGCCGGGTCCTGTGGAACTGCAGCAGATCGTATGGAAGGAAAAGAAGATGGAGTCGAGTGTGTCGATTGGTTCTTCTGCACCAGGAAGATCAGCGAAGAGACAGTACTGAAAAAAATCCTGAACAAGTAG